The following proteins are co-located in the Candidatus Nitrotoga sp. AM1P genome:
- a CDS encoding peroxiredoxin, with protein sequence MLDQTIADFVIPATGGVTFKLFAARGKSLVIYFYPKDNTPGCTTESQQFRDLYVDFKKADCEVVGISRDSIESHEKFKAKFNLPFALLADSEETVCEQFGVIKLKNLYGKQVRGIERSTFVLDRDGILRGEWRGVKADGHAQEVLQFVQSLTT encoded by the coding sequence ATGCTTGATCAAACTATTGCCGATTTCGTAATACCCGCCACAGGTGGAGTGACGTTCAAACTCTTTGCCGCACGTGGCAAATCGCTAGTGATTTATTTCTACCCCAAGGACAACACCCCGGGATGTACTACTGAAAGCCAACAATTTCGCGATCTGTATGTCGATTTTAAAAAAGCTGATTGTGAGGTGGTTGGCATTTCACGTGACAGCATAGAGTCACATGAAAAATTCAAAGCTAAATTCAATCTGCCGTTCGCTCTACTTGCCGATTCAGAAGAAACTGTATGTGAACAGTTTGGCGTAATCAAGCTGAAGAATTTGTATGGCAAACAAGTGCGGGGCATTGAACGCAGCACTTTCGTGCTCGACCGAGATGGCATATTGCGTGGCGAATGGCGCGGTGTTAAAGCCGACGGTCACGCTCAAGAAGTATTGCAATTCGTGCAATCTCTAACCACATAA